The Lutzomyia longipalpis isolate SR_M1_2022 chromosome 2, ASM2433408v1 DNA window acagttgtagggcttcttgaaacctttcatttgataccaagatggtcaaaatcggtcaagccgttcttgagatatatcgaaaaaacactttttgctttaggccgccatatttgctaaactgcttgaccgatttttaagtatgaattgttgatgaaaacgtcgcactgagctctacaacatactaaaatttcaaacgtCTAGCTacaagggaactggttgacggtgtttcaaaatggcggatggcggccatcttggatttcgaaaatgcgaaaaaatgaaaatttacacccacatttctatagaaaacttcaaaccgaaagtctctatctgttactgttcttgagctataagacaaaatgtggagtccgggccggcaggccggacggccggatcaaaagttttccaccaccattttcgtaatgtgggatgtctaaaacgtgctcataccaagtttgagcccgatctgagggggttggtttttccgacgattacaatacttggtgttgaccacgaagtggaacaccaactaatatcagaattaaaaattaaataaataaaatctataaaagaaaCTTCAGTGAGTTACTAATAAAAAGGATTTCGCTCgtccttaaaaataaataattcaacagaaatattgaataaaatacaaatacaTGGAATAAATGGAGAAAAACAAAGGAAAACAGCTTGTAAAATCTTTTGGGATTGAGTGTGAGAGTCTTTCCCCGAAAACATGATAACAATCTAACTCGCTCTGTGAGGCAGACCCATCATAAAGCACTTCGCCGCCGGAATTATGCCTGTTGTGAGGTCAAAAGTCAAAAGGGGGTTCTCCTCGTATAGACGACGACACGATGGGCATGGATGGGGGGGACCTACTAGAGGACGTGGGAACATTTGCCATGCCTCTCTTGAGGGTGATGCAATCCCTCTggatgttccttttttttcgtcaaGCGATTgcgcagaaaattcaatgaaaatttgctAAATAAGACTTCTCAACGAAATTCTTTGTCTACTGCTGCTGGGAGATGTCAGaatcagcagcagcagcagcagcagagtTTGGCCACGAGGGGATGGAGCATCACGCGGGAAGTGATGTGTAGATGGAAAATCGATTGTCGGGATGGATGGATGTTCCCGGATGAGATGCATACGGCGAGAAAGATTGTACAATGAGATTGGGAGGTGTGCAATGTGTGCAGCAGTCAGGGCAGAAGGGTACAACGTCTGGTGTGTGGATAGGAGAATTTATATTGTGTGGTGAGCGCGGAAAATACAAATCAACTGCACATGGTTGAGGGATTGAGATGAAGACCCATCGTCGTCTGTTCGGCGTGCGCGAGAGAGCGAGAgtggccaaaaaaaaaagaagaattgagAACGAAGGGGGGTATCGCGCGTCGTGAGAGACGGTGGCACATCACAACATAGCACCGAAGGGGCCCCGAGATGCGGACGAGGCGAGAGAGTTGGAGCCAGTGTCCGTGAAGCAGTCACCCAGCGATAATGTTGGCGtacatgaaaataaaactcaacCCAGATGATAGCCGCGAGAGAGCGAGACTTTGGCTTTTTTACACATCGACCAGCCGCACTTCCAACCAGGcccaaattaattattgtcaCGAAAATGCGCGAGTGTGAATGAGAAATTACCACATTGCCATCCCGTCGGGCATTTCTCACTCAGAGCACCCAAAACTGCCTTCCCCAGGTCCCCAATACACCGACAAGTGGGTGTGAGTGGGGCAGAGGCGTTAAAATTGCAGGCGAAAATTTCCGGGCAAGGTCTCTTCACTGCAAAACTCTTTTCCGTTCCATTTCCCAATCAATCGACAATGGGCAATTTCACACGCTTCgtaatcacacacacacaattttcccatgGGGTGTACCATCCTCCCCACACGAGGACACAAGACAGATCACCTCAAGACCCTTTGCATCCCCTCTGAATTAgggaagaataagaaaaacagGAACAACGTCCGGAGGgacagaaaaagaaagaaagacaAAACGGGAAGCAAACTTCCGTTCAATTcttccaaagaattttcacacatttatCTCATCCCCATGGAGGGGGCCCTTTAGGCCACACAAAGGCATCTCAATGAGCACCAATAGGGGCGCCATGGTACCCCCCTCAGGAGGGATTTTCCAAGTTCCCATCTCGTGATTCATGCGCGAGGGGGCCCGCTCGTGAGACGGGAAAATCCCCACAATGGCACCCGTGCTGAAAACACCGCATTTCCCCCATTTAACACAAATCCCCCAATGCTATTCCCCAACTACCATCCCCAATGCACTCTACTTACACTTTTTGGTGCGATTTTCATGAGTTTTTCCACTATTTCTAGATGATTTTTCTATACCAAAATATTTCGCGATTTCAGAAAATGACATTTTCAAGAGAACAACCCCATAACATTTCTTCCAACTGTTGTTTAGAGCACTGCTATGGAATTCCCCATGTGGTGTCCTGGGATAATCAtacgacattttctgattggatttattattttctcgaattttctaatgtttgaaaatcctgaaaataagcagaaatcttataaaaaaaaattattgaatatttgatgtgatttgcaataaaaattaagccACTTAGGCTATGGGTCGTATTcaacgaccaagaaatccttgaaattacAAAAGATTGTTCTGttatttcaacgatttcaGGGATTTCTTTGCCGGTGAATACAACCCAATACTTGATATTTTGGATcgattttgtaaagaaaaatcttttctttaaaagaaataaaaccaTAAAATGACATAGAAGCTTTTATTTCAgaaatcttttagaaaattgaaaaagttgtTCAAGTAAATCCGGATGACTCAAGAAGCAAACAGTTGAAagacttaaaatatttttaaaagaaatattgaaaatcttcCAAGTCCCGAAtctgaagaaaagaatagaaaaaggTTTTTTAAGAGAATCGACTCCAATCGTCTGCAATTCCATAAATCTTAGAATTAAACAATCAAGTCTCAAATAGGacttaaaaaattgcaattgctTAAGTCCTACAaatcttattattttcataatcATCACTATGAAGAAACTGTTGAAGGCGCTCAAAAACTCTTGTTAagtaatataaagaaaataaaagattttagtCAGAATCGACCAATTcatcatattttattgaatcttTAAGCTCAATTTAAGCTTGCTCCTTCAAggcaaaaaattagaattttagacatttttgTTATaccttttcattcattttcgtTTCGTAACTAAAActtaaatcataattttcactataaattaaagtaaaaaaaaaatgtctttaaaatataaataaaaaaatactcataAATGATCGGAAAATGGTGGAAAACAGATAAAAGTGTTCTGagtcataatttttcttactttaatttcaaattaacaagaaaatgcaaattatattaaaagaaaataataaatattttaaaaaataatataagtATAAGCCTAAAACTAAATTGTcatcttttatgattttaaatatcaatctatataataaagaaaggtctgtttgttggtaatcttccgtcgtgttcggctatacaaatctacaccgtttgaccgatcgcgatgaaatttggtacagaggctccttataacaggcggtttcgagtggccgtattcattttccccccaaagccccccttcaggtagcccccttataactctcatgctttttttgcgaatttttgaatttggcgccggaaatgttgtatgaaaatgatttcttctctttgcaatttttttttttgagattgatgagagctctccatctatctatataataaagaaaggtctgtttgttggtaatcttccgtcgtgttcggctatacaaatctacaccgtttgaccgatcgcgatgaaatttggtacagaggctccttataacaggcggtttcgagtggccgtattcattttccccccaaagccccccttcaggtagcccccatataactctcatgctttttttgcgaatttttgaatttggcgccggaaatgttgtatgaaaatgattttttctctttgcaaattttttttttttttttgagattgatgagagctctccatctatataataaagaaaggtctgtttgttggtaatcagtcgtgttcggctatacaaatctacaccgtttgaccgatcgtgatgaaatttggtacagaggttccttatatcaggcggtttcgagtggccgtatccattttccccccaaagccccccttcaggtagcccccatataacagtcatgcattttttgcgaatttttgaatttggcgccggaaatgttgtatgaaaatgatttcttctctttgcaatttttttttttgagattgatgagagctctccatctatctatataataaagaaaggtctgtttgttggtaatcttccgtcgtgttcggctatacaaatctacaccgtttgaccgatcgtgatgaaatttggtacagaggttccttatatcaggcggtttcgagtggccgtatccattttcccccaaagccccccttcaggtagcccccatataactctcatgcattttttgcgaatttttgaatttgtcgccggaaatgttgtatgaaaatgattttttctctttgcaaattttttcttttgggtttgatgagtgtgcccaatcatacttataaatcatcacaattttttctctctataatttgcgcgaagcgcaaaaccccccgcgaagcggggcgaggaaaattggagcgaagcgacaatttacctcgtaaaacgataaacatttcattttaacaCTTGTAggacacgaatttctaacctcaaacttttaacttaattttcgattataaagataaagaaaacgtttttctagattttcttttaacgaaCTTCTAGTAATTTAAGTCACTTATacatagatgtagaatttatcaagataagtgggtagattttaatctatgatGGTTTAAAAGAGTCAAATTGGGAGCAATtgccagttttgtcctccaagtgATAAGCATTTTTTGCCACTCTCCTACCCGAATTAAGGGGTCCACTAGACTGCAGTCTTCatttaaagcattttaatcaaaaatcaaaaattgcatttagaattttaaaaaaaaattaatttttttttctaagaacaCAAACGACATTTCCATGGAAATTCCGTGGAGTTCTTGAATAACATGCAAAAGGGGATTTTTCAAAGTCAATTCCTCCGCTAGACGGCGCCACTAGTCACCgatattttataaacaaaaaaatgttgctttttctcatttcctttttattgtcCGTAAATGTGATTTCCTGTGAGTACAGAGATAATTTCCACGAGGAGTTGTTCATCAAGCCCCTGCCCAGTGGCCATGTAAACACATTCTTTCAATTCACCACGAAATGGCAGTacagtgagaaagaaaatcgtAAGTTTGGTTGCTCTTCTTGTGTCTTATctttgagtgaaaattatctgatttttctcttaattttcctGCCAGTTCATCACACACACCTTGCTCCACGTTCCATTGCGGAGATTTTCTACGTGTACAGCCTTCGGGAACTTCATGTGAGTCTCACAAATGTCTTGTGGAGGTATGAAAGTTGGGGTTATCCGGTGATTGATGCGGCTCCGGGTGCTGAAGTGTGGGCCTGGTTTGCGCAGGAGGAACAGAATACCCCGGAGAAGATTGATGAGCAATGGAGGAAGCTTGTTGCGACACTTTCGGGTCTTCTGTGTGCCTCATTGGGCTTTATTGATGACACCAACACCGTTCAGCCGCATTACACAATCCGGCCGCAATTTTACGCCTCCGCCCCGCTCAATTCGACTTACGTGAGGTACTCAACACTCCCCCATGAGGTTGTTTGTACGGAGAATCTTACACCGTGGAAGAAGCTCTTGCCGTGTGGGCACAGTGAGGGATTCCTGTCGCTCTTGAACTCCAATCACATCCATTCCACAAATTACCATTCCCTGGGTATCCACGTGAGGCAGCTGAATCCTGGGAAGGGGACGGGGAAGTTGCTGGAAATTAAGCAAACTGTCAATTTGGTTTATGATCAAATTCTTCTGGGTGGACAAGATTGGTCAGTGAGGAAGCTCTTTGGGCAGGGTCTGAGTGGATCCTGCCCATTGGCTGAATCCAGCAAAATCTACCTGGATGTCACGCATTCGCAGCAATTTGACTTTACCCCCTCCCCAGAGGTCACAGTGACATCCAAAAGGGGTGGCATTGAGACTTCCTTCGCTGTGTACGATATAAAGAAGGAAATTCCCGGAAGGATGTTCAATTTGGCGGCTGTCCGGAAGCCCGATGCTAAGCCTGCTGTGACTCTAATTTCACCGCCACCACTGTACGCTAAGAGGTACATTCTGGGTGTTGGTCAGGAACGTGGGAGGATCGTTACAAAGGTCATCAATACACATTGGGCAGAATTGAATGTTATTGTCCAGGAGAATATCCCGTGGTTTGTACCAGTCTACCTCCACACGTTATCCCTAAAGCTCCCAAATGGGCAGCAGATTAAGCCAGCAGCTGTAAAGTACATCCCTGGGCAGCAGAGACGTCGTGCATATCACCTGGAAGTTGCTTTTCGGCTTCCAGCTCGAACAACCGTCGAAATGTCCATTCACTTCGACTACATCTTCCTCAAATGGCAGGAATACCCTCCGGATGCCAATCACGGACACTACTTGGGCTCAGCCATTGTTGCAGCACAACTCCCCGTTGCCCGTAACTACACAGGCGTCCCTGTTGATGGATCTCTCTTCGTGGACAGCTTCAATGCCTCCCGGCCGGGGTACTACGTTCAAATCCGCACGGAATCCCTCCTCCTGACACTCCCTGTGCCTGATTTCAGCATGCCCTACAATGTTATCTGTCTAGCCTGCACCGTGGTTGCATTAGCCTTTGGACCCATTCACAACATGTCCACAAAGCGCATTGTGATCGTCGTCAAGGAAGCTCCAAAGAGCATCTGGACGACTATCAGGGAGAAGGTGGGATTTGGCGGAAAGGGCACAAAGGCGGTTGAAGGTAAAGAAAACCAAAGTCACGAGAAGagtgaataaagaaaataaattagaaagactacaaaatgtgttttatttgttgtttttattcttttctttgtttttaagTTTAAGAGGTTTAAGAGCAGAAGATTCCGTTTTCCGGATGTAGCTCCCTGACTCCAAagtaaatttcaagaatttgtctcaataacctcaaaattttagCGTTAGCGGGGGAATTCCACTGGAAgattctaacatttgactgGAAATAGTTCCAGAATTCACCACGAAACTTGAAGTAGTGAATTTTGTCAGATCCATGAAGGAAGAACGCAGTAGGCCGCGCTGCCCAAAACGatagaataattaaataatttccattttttttttcatttctgttGATTGATGCTGTAGTAAAGTGAATGGTGTATTAGTTTTTTGTAGTAAGTCAGCTACACAGCCGTATGGCTCAGCTTGATTGTAGTCTTTCAATGGGCATTCCCCTTTTTGtaaataagggatggtcacgttattttggaaactctatcGAGCTAAAATACCATTGTACTGTGTACTCAATGACGTCACGCGTACCACGTGACACATCactttctttacatttttgacAACTAGCGCCACGATTGCTGATACTCGGAATTAAGATTTAACACcgaaaaaacagttttttgatcgattttgttcgctcgagtttccaaaataacgtgaccatcccttaggtCAATGAATGACCAAGAACATACAACCAGTGAAAGGAACTTTCTATCGTTTGGTCTTGGAGGTTGGTAACAACGCTAAGACGGCGATGAATGCAGAAAGCTATAAAcccattgaaatgaataaattaaattgaattgaattaaataataattcaaaaagtcTGAACAATCACGCAACAGACTCTAATAGACACGAGAATAGAAGAGAacggaaaatggtgaattaaaatatgagaaaaaagtgGTAAAATAGTAGCTCAGCAGTGGTGAGTTTATAATGATTGACAAAGAAGATTTTAGTAGCTCAGAACTCTTTCCGGAAGCGTCGGCAGGAAATCTGCGTCTTAATCCAGTCGAATTAAAACTACTTTACAgccaatcagaagcgagaAATGGCACACACATTCTCATCGCACCGTACGAGAacgtttttcggccaatccgaagcgacgaaatcctcgccgcaccgcaccgcgcgagaaatttctctttaGAAAGAGCCTTTAGTCTTCTTAGCCTTCATCGAGTGTCGCATGAGTCGCATTCAACTGTGAAACCGAGGATCAGAGGTTACTGGGGGAGTTGCCAACACGCATTTTGTAGCATCGACTCTTAGCTTCTCATTGgattccaaaaaaaactcaaatgaGAGACacaaaaggtgagaaaaaaagatctttcaaattatttgaGACGTTCTTCTATTGACACATCGAGAGACTACATATAGGAGAGATTAGCAGTAATAATGTAAAATTGAGATACACGGCAGAGACTCATCTCCATGCTAAAACATTCTGCACATCAAGTCACGATACAATCTCGGCAATTCCCTCAGCAGGGTACTGCGCCTACTGTGGAGGTTGATAGCCATACGTGTAGGCTCCTTGGGGTCCTGGCGGTGGCATCTGCCCTGCTGCAGGACGCTGATACGGATACCCCTGTGGTGCAGGGTACTGCCCCTGAGGCATTGGCGATGGTGGATAGCCCTGCTGATGATACCCATGCGGTGGATACTGAGCCGGTGCTCCAGCTGGTCCTGAGTAGGGCTGTGCCCCCGGTGGGGGAGCATAGGGTTGCGACACAGGCGGCTGATAGGCTCCAGTTGGGGCTGGTGATGAGGAAGTGCTCGGTGGAGCCTGGGAATACGTTGTCTGTGTCACGGAAGACGGTGGCGAGGAGTACGGTTGATTGGGGGGTGTTCCGGAAACCGGTGGTGGTGGATACGATTGCTGAGGTGCCGGAGCAGCAATGGGGCCCGGATGAGTAGTTGGTGGAGCAGCTCCATTGGAATTGGGCGATGGGGTTTGTCCGGGACTTGGTTGATTTGTGTAATTGGCCCCGGGAGCTGGTGGAGCTCCAGCTGGGGGTGCAGATGATTGCGGAGGAGGTCCTTGACTGGCAGCCGATACCTGAGGATGACCCATTGGTGGCTGTGGAGCTGGATAGCCAGCTGGTGGTTGATACTGTTGCTGGGGCGGATAGGTTTGTTGCCCCGGAGCTGGAGGGTAGGCTCCCTGAGCCGGTGGCATCTGCCCCTGAGCACCGGGCTGCCCATACGAGGTGGCGCTCGGGCTTTGAGCCCCATAGCCTGAGTAAGCTCCCATTGGGGGCGGCGGGCCGCTTGATGCAGGTGGAGGATATTGTCCGGGAGGTGCTTGTGAAACAGGGGGCCCATAGAGGGGCTGCTGCTGCCCAGATGGTTGGCTATTGGGTGGTGGAGGATAACCCCCAGGACCGGCTTGATGCTGTGACGTACTGTGGTACGCACTGACAGGTGGTGGAGCACCTGCTGATGTGACAGTCGGTGGCAGAGCACCGTGATGGTATCCACCAGGAGCTCCACTATTGGGTGGATAGTTCTGTCCGGGAGGGCCGTATGACATTGGGCCAGGATAGCCTTGTGCTGGATAGGGTTGTCCCTGTGGTGGATAACCCGGATAGTGTGCATGCTGCTGATATGCTCCAGCCCTGGGATAGGCTTGTGGCGGAGGTGGAGGCTGCTGTTGCGGCTGCTGCGGTGCCTGATTCTGTGGTGCCTGTGGCTGAGGGGGACCACCTGGACGTCCCCCAGGAGCTGCATTCTGTTGCTGAGTTGTTGGCGGTTGATGTGGTGGCTGCTGCGGTGGCTGCTGTGCCTGCTGCGGTTGCTGTGGTGGCTGCTGAGCTCCTGTGGGTGGAGCTGGAGCATGATGCTGCTGCCCCTGCTGCGCCTGTGGCTGTGAAGCCGGTGGAATTTGTCCCCCCGGTGGAGCATTATAATTCGGTCCAGGCTGACTCGGGGGCTGATTCCCCTCAACCTGAGCATGCCCAGGTGCTGGAATTGGGCCACCAATCTGTGGTGGAGCATTTCCCGGTGGGCCAGGATGCATTCCCGGTCCCGGTGGCATTGATTGCAGAATATGCGGTGGCTATAGCAGATGGAAAGTTTCCATTAGAACGcgcaacaataaaaaaaaagtcgacaAAACAAAATGGACTCACTGGAAGAATTTGCGGGATATTCTGGGTGGAATCTGCCAAATTGGCCAGGTAGACGAGATTCCGATGGAGTGCCTGCTGGTGCGACATGCACTCCTGGTGCTTTCCCTCACTCTGGTACGCCTGAATACTCTGGATGAGGCTACAATTCTCATCCAGTATCTTCTGTATGGTCGCCGTACTCGGTGGTTGGGGTATCACGCGATTTGGAGCCCCCGGAGGACCACGCTGTGGTGGTGGtggctgctgctgttgctgcgtATATATTGCGGACATTCTCTCCACGATTACTTCCTCAGGGTTCCcacaaaatcaatcaaaatccGCGTGTGATGTGCAAACAAACGCGTCTTCCCCACAAACAAAATGTCAGAAGGAGAAAATTCCCGCACCGTGGCGCTAGTTgtcattttgtttttgttttgagcggggttttgtttttttctccctaaaagaaaattcctttttcttctcattcatcattttcacTTTGTGACTTTTCTCACCCAATTAGAATACTGTGAtatgaagtaaaaaaattatttgtgatTGTACAAAAGGTGCCACAGAGAATAAATTGAGAGGGGGAGAAAATCCAGGACGAAAGGTACGTGttgacataacctcaattttggaaagttttcttgtttttatgTTCAATTCTAAATATAGCTGGGTGATTAATGCACAAAAATACTGCAATTTAGGCGGAAAAGGctctgattttatttttagaacaaaGCCAGATGTTTTTATGTTTGCTAGGGAGAGAGAATTTGCTGGTTAATCTCATGGGGGCTTATCTGAGTGTTCTGAGAAGGTTACAGTGTCCGGAAGAGATACTTCTCGATCCCAAAAGATTAGGAATTTTGCGAAATTTCCTGGATATTTcgcaaaaattaacaaatattaGATTTCTAATTTGATGCTGGCTTAACTTAGGATGATCAGGGGAATTCCGTCTGAGCTATTTGAGTCAGCgaaatatgatttatttgcaTACAGAAGTGATCAAGTCCAGATGCCACGACACTCCGGGGAAATCCCAGAAGCGTGAGAGACAATCATGAAATTGCTGATGTTGCCAAGTGTCTCCACTTTCACCCAGAGAAATTTGGCTGATGTCTGCACTAAGAGAGCGGCCTCCGGATATCTCTTTCTCACCCACATGGCATTACCCATCGCACCTGGACGCACAACGTAAATGCGCCCAAACTTTTCACTTCAAGGGATTATCTGGGAAAATCTCCTTCGTGTCTAAGAGATTGATGTGCAGGAATGTCAGGCAAAAAGAATCCCCCTAAAGACGCCCAAATTGCAAGAAAGGATTTAGgctggcaaaaaaaaaatcctggatTTCCTATTGATTTTCCCCATCCGGCTACAATGGGATTGAAATTCTGTCTCTTTCCCACTTGCATGGGATTGCGTGACTCTCATGCTTTTGCGCCAAACCCAAAGGGGCAACAACACAGCGCGAGAAGTACTcgatttttagttttttggtGTCTCTGGTCGTGTCAACAGCGTGAAATCATTTTTGCCCCAAACGGCATACAAATTGAAGcgacacagagagagagagaaaatgttcaAGTAGTGTGAGTCacccaaaaaattattatataaaattgcaCAGAGTGTTTatttgtgaaagaattttcctgtTTACTGTGGCTGGATTAGCTGAGTGTTGAGGGGAGCAAAGAAAAAGGTGCGAATTTCCAGGGCGAGAAAAGATTTTCGGGGGGGCAAATGCCTCTGAATTTGCCGAAGAAACTCTCTTTGTTTGTTGGCTCCTCAATGGTTGGGGGagtgctaatttttttttcgtcttaaGAGAGCATCTCcaggaaaattttccccaataAACTGGTGGAAAATgctaaaaggaagaaaaaaacagtGGGAAGAGTATGGGATCTAACATCCCCTCTGGCtgtgttttctatttttagcCACATAACCCACCCACAAGTTTCTTCTCTGCTTTCTCTCTTCTTCATCCCCCCATGCTATgtacaatatacatatatattctATCGAGGGGTTTATTTTCTCGCATTTCCAACCAATCAAGTGAGTGTGGAAATTAGCAAGaaaaccacacacacacatcacaAATGATGCCTCGTGGGATGATGCAGATCCACGGGCACCACCCCAAGGGGATGATCATGAAGCAAAGACGTGCGTgtaattttccccccaaagagTGGGGGCTGGGTCAGAGATAAAATCCAATCCTTGGAAAATTGGCACTAAAATGATGCACTAAAAGCCAAAATGAAAGTACTTTTCGCAAAAGGCGGGGGATGGTCAGTCCAGGATGGGGTGGTGGTGCGGGCACAGGCAGAGAGGGAATGAGGGAAAATGTGGAGCAAGTGTCTCAATTGTATGTCTCAATGGTcgaagaaattcccaaaaatttataGACTGGAAATTATATGGTGAATggtttgcttttttttccttctctacGCGTCAATTCAGAATaagaagatggaaaattgagaCACCACCAtgaccaaaaaaaagtcaaagaaactctctctctgaaaaacaattttgggCAGCTTGCATTAGCATTTAAAGGGAAGCGCAATTTTTGGATGTTTTATCGTACCGTTGGAGGGGGTAAATGAGGTCACAatctgcaaaataataaacaatcAAAAGAAACAATGTTATTATGCTCCGAAATACAGGTCAAAcacttgaaagaaaaagcgattatttggaagaaaatttaagaggAGAAAACTTATTTAGAACTGGATtcaattcaaagagaaaaatctcaatatttggcatcgattctgtcaaaaatcttttgtttaTCTTACAAAACAATTCGcaaattgtaatatttttggtattctgaataaaatatttaaagattttgaccGATTGTttatactgaaaaaaaatcataggggaacgtggcccaattccgaccttcAAAGGTCTGCGcagaattagaaaaaatggtataaaataaaaagcaatattcatAAAGGTAGTTACCATTTTAAGGCCTTTTAATGCCCTtttaactcccataactttctacatttaatgttttatcagttttaagtaataggggattgaaaaaggccttaagaggtccgaattaggccacgttcccctaaatATCTTACAGAAATCTTTTAAGACTTTTCTGAAAGATTTTCCCAAGAGAAAATCTCTGGCGTTCCTTTAAAATACATGATAATAGAAGGATTTTGATAGCATCATCAGTCAAaatctaacaattttttttttgattatataagaaaagatttttgacagaatcaatccctttttgaagattttgtgatattttttttcaaagcttaagaaaatgaatgtttGAGAA harbors:
- the LOC129790692 gene encoding GPI transamidase component PIG-T, with amino-acid sequence MLLFLISFLLSVNVISCEYRDNFHEELFIKPLPSGHVNTFFQFTTKWQYSEKENLHHTHLAPRSIAEIFYVYSLRELHVSLTNVLWRYESWGYPVIDAAPGAEVWAWFAQEEQNTPEKIDEQWRKLVATLSGLLCASLGFIDDTNTVQPHYTIRPQFYASAPLNSTYVRYSTLPHEVVCTENLTPWKKLLPCGHSEGFLSLLNSNHIHSTNYHSLGIHVRQLNPGKGTGKLLEIKQTVNLVYDQILLGGQDWSVRKLFGQGLSGSCPLAESSKIYLDVTHSQQFDFTPSPEVTVTSKRGGIETSFAVYDIKKEIPGRMFNLAAVRKPDAKPAVTLISPPPLYAKRYILGVGQERGRIVTKVINTHWAELNVIVQENIPWFVPVYLHTLSLKLPNGQQIKPAAVKYIPGQQRRRAYHLEVAFRLPARTTVEMSIHFDYIFLKWQEYPPDANHGHYLGSAIVAAQLPVARNYTGVPVDGSLFVDSFNASRPGYYVQIRTESLLLTLPVPDFSMPYNVICLACTVVALAFGPIHNMSTKRIVIVVKEAPKSIWTTIREKVGFGGKGTKAVEGKENQSHEKSE
- the LOC129790690 gene encoding basic proline-rich protein, whose product is MSAIYTQQQQQPPPPQRGPPGAPNRVIPQPPSTATIQKILDENCSLIQSIQAYQSEGKHQECMSHQQALHRNLVYLANLADSTQNIPQILPPPHILQSMPPGPGMHPGPPGNAPPQIGGPIPAPGHAQVEGNQPPSQPGPNYNAPPGGQIPPASQPQAQQGQQHHAPAPPTGAQQPPQQPQQAQQPPQQPPHQPPTTQQQNAAPGGRPGGPPQPQAPQNQAPQQPQQQPPPPPQAYPRAGAYQQHAHYPGYPPQGQPYPAQGYPGPMSYGPPGQNYPPNSGAPGGYHHGALPPTVTSAGAPPPVSAYHSTSQHQAGPGGYPPPPNSQPSGQQQPLYGPPVSQAPPGQYPPPASSGPPPPMGAYSGYGAQSPSATSYGQPGAQGQMPPAQGAYPPAPGQQTYPPQQQYQPPAGYPAPQPPMGHPQVSAASQGPPPQSSAPPAGAPPAPGANYTNQPSPGQTPSPNSNGAAPPTTHPGPIAAPAPQQSYPPPPVSGTPPNQPYSSPPSSVTQTTYSQAPPSTSSSPAPTGAYQPPVSQPYAPPPGAQPYSGPAGAPAQYPPHGYHQQGYPPSPMPQGQYPAPQGYPYQRPAAGQMPPPGPQGAYTYGYQPPQ